One genomic segment of Oenanthe melanoleuca isolate GR-GAL-2019-014 chromosome 5, OMel1.0, whole genome shotgun sequence includes these proteins:
- the LPXN gene encoding leupaxin: protein MEDLDALLAELEQSSCLASKERALQGPSSSQDAQQGTLKVPLPPRAQPPGEGLDSVYSIPVRVPKPLLPSPPRTEAASQLDELLADLGHTQSKLAAAGQGAEVPTECVLDDMLDSLTRDLQELGITAAPAGVCAACRKPIAGKVLTALGKTWHPEHFTCAQCGRELDKGPFFEQGGRAFCEEDYHQAFSPRCAYCAGPIRQKVLTALEQTWHPEHFFCAHCGKVFGDEGFLERNGKPYCHQDFLAMFAPKCQGCERPVMGDYLSALQGVWHSECFVCTECLTGFSGGSFFELEGRPYCELHFHQRQGTICHSCGRPVSGRCVTAAGRRYHPEHFVCSFCMRRLHKGAFSEFGDKMYCQPCYKKLFL, encoded by the exons ATGGAGGATTTGG ATGCTTTGCTGGCAGAactggagcagagctcctgcctggcctCCAAGGAGCGTGCGCTGCAGGGACCAAGCTCCAGCCAGGATGCCCAGCAGGGTACCCTGAAG GTGCCACTGCCGCCTCGAGCTCAGCCTCCAGGAGAAGGTTTGGATTCAGTGTACAG CATCCCTGTGCGAGTCCCAAAGCCGCTGCTCCCCTCACCCCCACGCACAGAGGCCGCCTCGCAGCTGGATGAGCTCCTGGCCGACCTGGGCCACACACAGAGCAAG ctggcagctgcagggcagggagccgAGGTGCCCACAGAGTGCGTGCTGGACGACATGCTGGACAGCCTGACCCGggacctgcaggagctgggcatcACGGCCGCGCCCGCCGGCGTCTGCGCCGCCTGCCGCAAGCCCATCGCCGGCAAG GtgctcacagccctgggcaAAACCTGGCACCCCGAGCACTTCACCTGTGCCCAGTGCGGGCGGGAGCTGGACAAGGGGCCCTTCTTCGAGCAGGGTGGGCGGGCGTTCTGCGAGGAGGATTACCACCAGGCCTTCTCCCCGCGCTGCGCCTACTGCGCCGGCCCCATCCGCCAG AAAGTCCTCACGGCCCTGGAGCAGACCTGGCACCCCGAGCACTTCTTCTGTGCCCACTGCGGGAAGGTGTTCGGAGATGAGG GGTTTCTGGAGCGCAACGGGAAGCCGTACTGCCACCAGGACTTCCTGGCCATGTTTGCCCCCAAATGCCAGGGCTGTGAGCGCCCTGTCATGGGCGACTACCTGTCGGCCCTGCAGGGTGTCTGGCACAGCGAGTGCTTCGTGTGCACG gaGTGCCTGACTGGCTTCAGTGGCGGCTCCTTCTTTGAGCTGGAGGGGCGGCCCTACTGCGAGCTGCACTTCCACCAGCGGCAGGGCACCATCTGCCACAGCTGCGGCCGCCCCGTCAGCGGGCGCTGCGTCACTGCCGCAGGGCGCAGGTACCACCCCGAGCACTTCGTCTGCAGCTTCTGCATGCGCCGGCTGCACAAGGGCGCCTTCAGCGAATTCGGGGACAAGATGTACTGCCAGCCCTGCTACAAGAAGCTCTTCCTCTGA